The Fuscovulum sp. sequence GACACCACGCCCAACACCTCAGACGTGCCCGACAGATACATCCCCTCGCCTTGCCGCGCGACGCCAAGGCCGAACAGGCTCGCCCAGGCATCCATCATCCCCAGCACGACTGGCACCCCGGCAAAAGGCCACGCCGCGCCCACCTGCCCCACGACAGTCTGCGGATCGGCCAGCGGCACCAATCGCCCCGCCGCCCCTGGCACGAGGTCGATCAGCCCCGCCGCATAGTCCAGCCCCGGCGTCACCAACCCCACCGATGACATCGGATCACAGGCCAGCACACCCGTCAGCCGCGCCACGATCCAGTCACGCGGCAACAGCACATGCGCTGTCCGCGCCCAAATCTCGGGATGCGCCGCCTGCATCCATCCCATCCGGGCCAAGGCATGGCTCGCATCCACCGGGATCGGCGCACCCAGCCAATCCACCTTCTGCGCCACGCTCACCTGCGCATCAATCGCCGCCCCTGCCGCCGCCGCCCGCCCGTCCTGCCAGACAATCGCCGGATGCAGCACCTCCAGCGCCCGGTCCGCAAAGACATGCGTATTCACCTGACTGGTCACGCAGATCGCCGCCACTTCGCCGCCCGCCACCTCGGCAAACTGCGCCAGCGCCGCCTGCACCAGCCGCAGCCAATCCTGCGGGTCCTGCTCCACCCGCCCGCTACCAGGCCGCGAGGTAGGATAAGGGGCCGAAAACGCGGCCAGACGTCGCCCATCCAGCCCCAGCATCACCGCCTTGACCGATGTGGTCCCCACATCAATCCCGATCACCCGATCCCGCATCCCACCCCCCGCCGAATACCACTGGACGGGGCCAGACTGGCCTGACAATCATTCCCCCGCAAGATCACCGCCCGCAAGATGAACAGACGGCCGGGACAGCCAAAGGGAGACACCATTGATGACCACATCCACCGC is a genomic window containing:
- a CDS encoding FGGY-family carbohydrate kinase encodes the protein MSGQSGPVQWYSAGGGMRDRVIGIDVGTTSVKAVMLGLDGRRLAAFSAPYPTSRPGSGRVEQDPQDWLRLVQAALAQFAEVAGGEVAAICVTSQVNTHVFADRALEVLHPAIVWQDGRAAAAGAAIDAQVSVAQKVDWLGAPIPVDASHALARMGWMQAAHPEIWARTAHVLLPRDWIVARLTGVLACDPMSSVGLVTPGLDYAAGLIDLVPGAAGRLVPLADPQTVVGQVGAAWPFAGVPVVLGMMDAWASLFGLGVARQGEGMYLSGTSEVLGVVSAQVVAEPGVIVFPDWRGVRFHAGPTQSGGASLDWVARMVGREPDAALAMAAEVAEDAPLFLPHLAGERAPIWDAASRGGFAGLSGGTGPAEMVTAVLEGVAFSARLAFEALERSGAARVAVIRAGGGGFASDLWAQMRADVFGRPLCRVAGRDPGAVGAAVMAGAGIGLMADLATAAGALVQTDRVFEPREEAAARAERRYAIWRGMYGALRPINHALVG